A region from the Methylocella sp. genome encodes:
- the clpS gene encoding ATP-dependent Clp protease adapter ClpS, with translation MIEAAKDLQKGGEGGGAGLGTAVITRTKTQTRRPSMYRVLLLNDDYTPMEFVVAVLKKYFNKGPEEATRIMLHVHQHGVGECGVFTYEVAETKVTQVMDYARKHQHPLQCIMEKK, from the coding sequence TTGATTGAAGCCGCGAAGGATCTTCAAAAAGGCGGCGAAGGGGGCGGCGCCGGTTTGGGAACAGCCGTCATCACGCGGACGAAAACGCAGACCCGGCGTCCGAGCATGTACCGGGTTCTATTGTTGAATGATGACTACACGCCAATGGAGTTCGTGGTCGCTGTGTTGAAGAAATACTTCAACAAAGGCCCCGAGGAAGCTACCCGCATTATGCTTCATGTGCATCAGCATGGGGTCGGCGAATGCGGCGTCTTTACCTACGAAGTCGCCGAGACCAAGGTAACGCAGGTCATGGATTACGCTCGTAAACACCAGCACCCCCTGCAGTGCATCATGGAAAAGAAATGA